ACTCAATCAGGAGGGGGATGGTTGAAAGTTTTTTCCGTCTTTGATGATGGGAAGGAAACcgttttaatgtgtgtgtgaaaatatgaaaatggtCGTTGATGTGACCACACAGTCACGCTGGGTGTCGACTGCACCTGTTGTTTTGGGGgatgaagacagacacacacacacacaaccacacaggcAGAACAGCTTTTCTCTCTCGACACTTGTTTGGATGagaaacaaacgcagatgaattCACTCCAAGGAACACTGAGTCAGACTCTCGTCTCTGTGGAGTTCAGAGAATGTGAGATTTTATCAAATCTATTTATTCCTTTGTTGGCATGTTGAATAAATTCTTATAAAGTATTTCCCCtttataaaatgacatgtagtttttgaatatttcaactttttttctcaATCCTAATACTCCGTCGTACTTTATCACATGTCCACCACTTCAAAATATTTGTAgtggtttgttttctgtgtcgAGCTTTAAAAGCATCTATATACTTTTCTGAAAAATCACCTGGAGTAACTTGGATAATATTGATATAATTTATCAGTGCTTTAACAATAGaatcattattatatatatatattctatgaCTCATCTCCTCTGTGTCGGGGGTTGAAACAGAAACATGGGCAAAGAACTTCTAAACTGAATCTGTAATTAGGGAGCGTGACCCTCGTGCTGCGTGGGATGAGAGAGTTTATCCCTCGCTCCTCTTTTCCTCGTCGCTGGTCGTCTGCCAGGCCGCCATAAATCAAGCCTTCTCTCCGGGAATAAGAGTGACATTTAGGAGTCGTTTCCACGCGCTGATGCTATGGAAAGCAGtagtggagtggaggaggacgCCGGACAGAGGGGCTTTGACTTGGATGAGGTctcagaggggagggggggtgaggctACGGCCACAATGCTGTTGTTTATCATCTGAGGCTCTTGAGCTCCAGAGGTCTGATATCAAGCAATAATTAGAAATAGTTTCCCAGAGACAGAAGCACtgactctgctctgctctttatAGGATCTGTCTTTACATCCTCTTCCCCTCACGTCATCCTCTCGTATAAAGCAGCATATGGACGTTTATCAGGCCCTAAACATCGTGTGGAATTTGTCTCGTTTGGGATTTGaacccctgctgctgctgctggagagtcTACAAGGGACTTTATTCCACTTTAGGATGGAAATACAGAACCCAGATATTTCCCGGGAATTAGCTTTTCTTACAAACATAAtatgtagaagaagaagaagcaaagataaagcaaattaaaagcAAGTGCTGCAAGTGCAAGGATATTTATAAAGGGTTAAAGAGCTGTAAGTGAAAAACTGAACTTTCAGGAGTGCACTGAACtctttccagaacttttcctggTAAAATATCTGATCTTGTGCTTCTtaatatgtgaaagacaaactatTTTTAACACGACCTCCTCTCTCAGGTGCTGCTGACCGCCGAGACGGACACGGATGAGGCGTCGTCGTcgtctgaggaagaggagcctgGCGACGAGGGACCAGTCCCCAGTGTGCTTTATTCAGGGGGACCAATAAGACCCAGCTGGGTGTTGGTGTAAAACCAGGTGACGTCCGACTCATCCCTCCACTGTCCACTCACACTTAGGAGCCCAAATACGGACAAGACCAAAAAAGCCTTGCATCCTTGTGTCCTCAGATTTAAAGGTCTAAATATCAGCAATTGAAGGTCATATAACCTGCGAATGTGAACACTGCAGCTGCCTTCTTCCTCCGCCCTGAAGGTGTGAATCGTCGCAGGTGGAGCCCGACTCTGCAGATGCATGAAAATCAAACTGCATtctgggatttaaaaaaaaaagctctttaaTCCTCTCACCGTGCTGCCTCCGACTCTGCTGCGGCGCGGCATCAGAGCGTGACCACATCCGAACGCGTGAGGAGAGATTATCCAGCAGCGCGGCCGCCGCAGGGCAAAACAAACGGAAAAGGAAGTGAAGTTAATCCGTCCTTCTTTTCCACATCGGGGACTTTTTTCAGTGAATTATCTTTACATATATATCAAAAAGTGCTTTAAAGCTTTACTCAATCAAATATAACCACTTcaaatctgccttttttttttaacgaaGGTGTAATTATAATCATTCCtcgtgttttttaaaaaccatgCACGGACCAAACATGTTGACGTCCAACGGTTTTACTGCTTTTAAAGAGACGAGATGTGggaaacacacagcagacaagTTAGTTTGAGTCCGTGTGATGATTAATTAATGACAAAATATACATGAAtcaaaaataaagcaaatcaTTTATGAGAAAATATGAGATTAGCAAAGATtttttgagaaaaatattttacttATGTTAAGTCTAGAATTAAGAGACAAATgagtatttaaacatttttgattttaaatgagagAATCAAAACAACTCTTGTGTCAGTCTGTTAAATACGTAGCgggttagcttagcatcaagACTGTAAATTGGTGTGGCTCCGTCCATAAGCCAGTTATCGCACAGATGTGAGTAAAATGGTGTTAATCTCctcaaaaaatacatattttccaAAATGGGGAAACTATTCCtctaaagacattttctttattttgtcaatattaaaacacaaaagttaTTCTAAAGTAAAAGAACTGGCCCTACGATTGGTTCTACTCCCTCGTGGTCGTTCTCTCTGTGGGAggatgcagcagctgtttgaaacTCATGGcacatgtctttatttattctgtttatattttatataagtatttgactttatatatatattgtgttctGATCTGTGGTGACAACAGTGGaatagaagtttttttttttttttagtctgtGATGTAAACGGGAGAAATTTCCGAATCGTCGCCAAACTACAGTTTTTAAATTCCGACTGAATGGAAGTAGGTGACTTTTGTATATTAATCATCAAACGTGTCAGTTTACTTGTTTACATTTATAGCTTTGACATATTCCGTCTgtcatgatttattttgtattctaacgtagcttttgtgtatttttttttttttttttttaaataaatgaaatgacgAACACAGCACGTCCCTTAAAGTGTCGTCATCGGGTCGAACCACGGTGCTTCTGTATGTCTTAAATCTGTACGATGAATAAAGATGGCTGACACACGAACCCGGGGTCTGGTGTTGAATTCCTGCGGCGGCCGGGGGGGCGGGGCGAGGCGGGGCGACGACAGACAACCTGAGCGGGTCCTGGTCGGAGCACACCTGTGTGGGCGGGGCCGGCAGCCCTGTGACCTCCAGCTGATGACAGGGAGGACtatggagctgtgtgtgttgtgtgtgttttgtgtgtctgtaagaTGTGCATGGCGTCACTGGCGCTGGGACAAGGGGTTAGTTACGTGGGTCGGCCTCGGTGGTAACCAGATGTGATCTTCAGGCCACTTTTAAGATGTGTTGACGTGCGTATTAtgtgtgtgaggggaaaaaaaacgcacacatgcacgacCAAACTTTactagttgtgtgtttttctttttttatgcttCACAAAACGACCTGAAAATGtgagttttaaatattttatttacaagtacaaaattattttttaaaaatgacacgTGTTGTattagaaaaagtaaaaaaatatattcaggaGAGACGACTGTGGGGGAGGAGAAGTGACAAGTGACGTCTTGATGGTTGGAACCTGTTGGAATCTACGAGATGTGATATACGGTAAAAAGGAGTTAAGTTGAATAATGGCGTTTCACTTCCGTCTCCTCACACGCCGTTGGTCCCGTGGGGCCAGTCCCCCGTGTCGAACATGTGCGGAGCCAAGTAGTCCTCGTACCGTCCGTCTATCAGCTTGGCTGCGTTGTTCCTGGCGAACCAGCAGTCCACGCTCTGCGTCCCGCTGTAGATCCGTCGGCTCTTCTGCACCACGGGCACCGAGCGGCCCTTCACCTTCAGGACCTGAGAGGGTTTCACGTCCCCCTCTGCGGGAAGCTGGGCCAGTCCCACGTCCTCGTACAGGAACTGACCTGCAAGTGGAACATATCAGAGGTTCACGTTATTTTAGAGTTAAACTGTTTACAGTCTTTAAAGGTTAGGCAGCTGTTTTCCGGCTGATTTATAAAGAATTTCGAAAGAAACTTTGGTCACCAAAATGTACCCTTATGATCATCTGCTGGAAGAAATCTTGGCTTTATTGTTTGACTTGGGAAATTAAAGTGTGCAGAGCCTTTTGGCCTTCGTGCATATTGTCTTGCACACAATATGACGACTGACATACGTAGGAAGTGCATCTCAAGCTGCATTTAAACAACTCTGAGACCAGATGTGACATTAACGTTGACACTCACCCAGCAGACCGTGGCAGTTGTGGGACAGCCCCTTGCTGTTTCCGATGTAGAACCCCAGATGGTCCCTCTGGTACGGAGCCGGGTTCTTGTACTGATGCAGCAAGATCACGAAGCTGACGTTCCCCCCGACCGTCACGGTCACGTTGGACTTTCCCACGATGGCCACGGACAGCACGCCGCTGTCCACTGCGACGGTGGAGTGGCAGGGCAGAACCATGCGGTCCCGCCCGTCCAGGATGACCTTCTTCGGGGTCACCTCGATGTAAGCGCGTCTGGGACGATCTACCACGATGATGATGGTGCTGAAGTAGGTGCGCTGCTGCTTGTGGCTGCCTGGTGGAGCTGGGGCGCCGATTAGCTTCCCGTTCACTGTCACGCCTGCAGAACGGGAGTGGACCCCCCCCAAAGTAAAACATAGTTTAGACCTTGAAGTGAAAATACCTCTTTTATGATGCTTTTGATGATTATGAGTCTTACCGGAGAACTTGTGATCAGAGACCAGGCTCAGGACGTGTCCAGGTTCACCGTTGATGTTGAAGCACACGGTCAGTTTGCTGAGCGGGAACTCCACCACGAAGTGAGGGTCACCATCCGCTGAATGGGAGGAGTCAAAGGGGACGAGAGGGGAAAAGACACGATGCGTCAGCTGCAAGCAACAGCAAGAGGGTCTGAAGGTGGAGGGAAGTGAAATGTCCCATTCGAGAGCATCAcgtttatttaatttgacttatttCTGATTGAAACAGTAAAATAAGGGAAGGAATTCATTAGACAGTGTGAATGAAAGAGATATGAGCTATAGGGAGAAGGCTGCAGCTGGATAGTACGGAGATAAGATGTGGTTGCAGGATATAAGTCAACATGGCCGAGTTGTCAGATGTTCTAAGGACTTCCACCTCGAGTTAAGTTCAGTTTATCTTCAGCCGGATTCTCCTCCGGCCTGTGAGAACTAGCTGAGATGAATAGAGCAGCGATGAAGATGATAGAGGAAGAGTAATGACGGGGTCATTAGGCCTCACTAACTGCCTCTGATGGGGTCCCTCTCTTTACTGTataacacatgcacaaacatccACTTTGTGCCTTTtacccacagtgtgtgtgtctgtgtgtgtgtgtgtgtgtgtgtgtgtgtgtgtgtgtgtgtggtcgtcAACACGCACTTGCATGTTTAAAGTGCCACGTAGGGACCTGTGCTGGTATTTCAATTAGACCCTGCATGCTCTTTCCTCTTTCCAGGTCATGTTCACAAACATCCCTGAACCTCTCGCTGTCGGAAGAGCATCCAAATTAGAggctgcccacacacacagtctactgtacccccccccccccccctctctttaaAGTTTTACTGTGGTAAATGCTTCGTATATGTTCAAAGTACCTTCACGGTTCAGAGTCTATCAGATGAAACGGGCAGGAGAACATGTAGAAGTGTTTTTACAtgcgagagagagaaggtggagtCACCTGATGTTTTGGAGACGGTGATGGATTTCTTGGCCGGTCTCCTCTTGACTTTACCTGCAAGGAAGAGAATATCTATTTAATATATAAGCTATATAAGCTCGTTTTCGAGAAGTTGTAGGTTTCAATCCCTTGTCTTGTTTTCAGACACCCTCTACAACCTCACCAATTGTGTTGCCCGGAGATGAGGTCCGGCTGCCCGGCTTCACGTTGGACGTCTGCGAGTTCCCGTCCTCGATGTCCCTCGGCAGCTCATTGGCAGTGGAGACGGTCTCGCCAGACGCTGGCTTGATGGTGGGCGCCGGAGCCATGGTGCCGTCGGCCAGGACCTCGGGTTTCTCCACCACCAGGTTGGTGAGGGGCGTGAGGAAGTGGTAGGTCAGGGAGAGGTTCGTGGCCTGGTGAGTGTGGTCCTCCCGCTCTTTGCTGGTTTGGCTGCGCAGCCGCGACCGCAGCCCCTCCTTGACGCTCAGGAAACCCCAGACACGTTCCACAAAGTCCTCTGCGATGGAACCCAGAGCGACCCCTAATCCATGTGCGCTCCCTGACCCCGGGGCCTTAGCTCCAGCCGCCATTGCTGCCGTCGCTTCTTTCACGTGCCTCTCGGTCTCAATTTGTCGGTGCCGCAGCGGCACATCGGTCTCCAGGATGATGGTCCTGTCGTTGTTGCTGGCAGTGACCTGGACGTGAAGGGATTCTGCGCTTCGGTTTGTGAGCTTTCCGGCGATGACGATCTCCGAACCGTTGAAGTAGTTGGTGAAGAGACGCTGAGTCACGTACTGCACGGAGTCGTCTGTGTAGTTGATCCTTATGTCCGAGAGCAGAGGAGTTCCTATCTCGTCGTAGAACCTGGAATGAGACGAGCAGCAGATCATTGCACAGATGTTGAAAACTGTCGAACAGCAAGGGAGCAATCAGGGTTATTCTCTAAGGTTGTGTTGAGGTTGATTGAAAAACAATGCAGGAGCTTCATTGATTTAACGAAACCACTGCTACTGGTTTCATCAGTGGACGTTTGAGGGAAGGAAACAAGGTTGTAATTCCAGATTTCATCAGAAGTCGTGTTCATCCAAGCAAACCGCCCTTCGGCCATAAaccctgttgtttttctttaagcTCCCCCGACCCCACTTCAGAGGAGCGTGACCTGTGCGTGTGCACGAGTCCGTGTTGTCACGCCGCAGTAAACTTCCTCACCTCTCGACCAGCGTGTTTGTTCAAGCAGGACGAGGGTTATTATCTGTGGAGTCTATCTGTTAACTCCATGTACATACTCAGACGCAGGTTtcacaacacatacacacattcctgCTCCACTGAACAAACATCTTGTGTGCCCCAGTgcagaagagggagagaagagggctgtgggtaaaagaaagaaagagggaggctGTTGCAGACTGTGGCCGTCACACGGTGGAGTTGATTAAAGTGGTCTGTTGTCAGCACCGGCACATTTGCACAGTTCGTTCCTTCGCAGCTCGATGAGAGATGCAGGTCTCGTGTCAGACGGGGATGAGGGAGGGATTAGCTGAGCTAATTGCTTAATAAGAGGTGGATCAGATTTTCACAAGAGGGAAAGAACTGGACGTGAATTACTTACTTTAAGAAATATTCAGTTCCGTCATCGTATAAGTTAAAAACTCCAGGCTTTGTTATTTATCTGTTATCTGAAGTTTCTAGTATGCGAGTTGTGGGACAAGTGATTTCTGGGTTGTGCAACGCAGACATCTTGCAAGAAATATTTACAGATAGTCAGAAAACAGATGCAGCACTCCCACATTCCCCACCAGAGCAGACGCACTCTCACCCTTTGAGCATGGCGCTGGCGTCGGCATCCTCGTTGATGCGTCTCATCATCCCACAGTTTTCCAGGGCCATGCGCTCCAGCAGCCGATAGTCCACGTCGTTTCCAATCCCAATGGTGAAGATGCAAAACTTGTCCTGCACGGCCGAGCGGGTGTTCCCCAGGATCGCCGTGGACAGGGTCTGACCGACCGTGGGTCGCCCGTCGGTCAGGAAAATGACCAGGGACACGCTGTTGGGGCCGGCGTCGGGGCCTGAGAGGTACTCGCGGAGCAGAGAGGAGCCGGTCTGGATGGCACCGTCGATGTTTGTTCCTGCAGGTCGAGAAGTGTTACTGGAGATTAATACTCGTATGAAAATGTCATGGTTATGGCAATACAGGGAACTTATTGACCTGAGACAAAGAGTTCGAGTCTCACCTCCCGTCGGCACCAGCATGTAGATGAACTTCTTGGCGTCTCTGATGTTGAGCGGCGTCACCGGGACGAGACGACTCGGCTGCCAGACTTTGATCCTGTTGGAGAAGCTGATGAAGTTGAAGCTGTCGCCGGGACGCAGGTCCTTCAGGATGGTCAGCAGGGCGTCTTTCGTCTGGGAGGGGGGACAGAAATTCATATTTCACCACATAATGGaaaaattgtttgtttgttttgttgcctcTTTTGAGAGATTCAGTTAAAGTCCTCTCATGCTCTCAAATCAGAATAAAGTATTTAGAACGTCTCAGATCTTTGCTCTGCTCCTGAAACTCGGCTCAAACCGTAACTGAACCGTTTTctcaccattaaaaaaaaaatcagtttccTTTGACAGAATTCTGTATTTTTCCTGCATTAGTTTGATTTCCACGCTGCCGGCCCATCGACACAAAGGCTTCTTCCTGTCGTGCAGTTTCACATTGTCCTCCGTGCAGCCCCGAGCGTGGGTGTGATATATAATTTGgcgctgggggggggggggtttacagaTGCCTGTACGAGCTGTGTacagcagaggtcaggaccacaggCTGAAGCCCTCTATTGTGAAGCCGcatcaaaacacacatgttgttcTGTTCCTGCGGCCCGATGGGTGGTGGGGGACGGATCAGCGGGTCGAGGGTGCCGTTGTCTCCAAAGTTCCATTACCCCATAGATGCTGACCTTCCTCCCTCACAGCGCGGCCTTGTGCTGGGTGTTTTCCACTTTGTCTTTTATCCACGAGAATCTGTTTTTCAGTTCCTCCCGTCGTTTCTGTTCCtgtgctcctctcttctctcgcGGCAGCTGCAGGGATCAGGCCGAGGGATTACCGTGCTGCTACAGACGGAGGAAAAAGGTCTGATAGTGATATTCCAGAGTGGGagtgaggaggtgggggggggtcaggtTTCTACACTCATTTGAGATCATGCTTGGAATCACAGAAACCTGCTGTTGAACAGGAAATAGGAGGGTTTGAAAATTAATCAGATTTCCCCTGAGTCTCCGATTTACTCTGAATTTAAGCAGAATCATCAATTATCATGTTTTAATAATAACTTCATCAA
Above is a genomic segment from Hippoglossus hippoglossus isolate fHipHip1 chromosome 23, fHipHip1.pri, whole genome shotgun sequence containing:
- the itih5 gene encoding inter-alpha-trypsin inhibitor heavy chain H5, yielding MLLPLLLRTLLVCAIPGALAQLEEELDLDLADFDLDISPRRVPRQVKTLLSKETKPHIQELTIKTTIISRYAFTAVHCAMLNRHSAASEGVFHFQIPAGAYVSNFTMIIGGRVYQSEVKPKEKRVKQDNGKPKHKEAGGASSEPEVEVFKMAVSIPGRNRAVFLLTYEELLQRRLGRYEHVTSLRPLQLVSRLSLDVTIVDHSPIRDLEVLPLRNGKTPAKPEAPPTTAIKHEKNVCRITFSPNIVQQAKITTNGLLGDFVIRYDVQRDMGIGDIQVLNGHFVHYFAPKDLPVVPKNVVFVIDTSASMVGTKIRQTKDALLTILKDLRPGDSFNFISFSNRIKVWQPSRLVPVTPLNIRDAKKFIYMLVPTGGTNIDGAIQTGSSLLREYLSGPDAGPNSVSLVIFLTDGRPTVGQTLSTAILGNTRSAVQDKFCIFTIGIGNDVDYRLLERMALENCGMMRRINEDADASAMLKGFYDEIGTPLLSDIRINYTDDSVQYVTQRLFTNYFNGSEIVIAGKLTNRSAESLHVQVTASNNDRTIILETDVPLRHRQIETERHVKEATAAMAAGAKAPGSGSAHGLGVALGSIAEDFVERVWGFLSVKEGLRSRLRSQTSKEREDHTHQATNLSLTYHFLTPLTNLVVEKPEVLADGTMAPAPTIKPASGETVSTANELPRDIEDGNSQTSNVKPGSRTSSPGNTIGKVKRRPAKKSITVSKTSADGDPHFVVEFPLSKLTVCFNINGEPGHVLSLVSDHKFSGVTVNGKLIGAPAPPGSHKQQRTYFSTIIIVVDRPRRAYIEVTPKKVILDGRDRMVLPCHSTVAVDSGVLSVAIVGKSNVTVTVGGNVSFVILLHQYKNPAPYQRDHLGFYIGNSKGLSHNCHGLLGQFLYEDVGLAQLPAEGDVKPSQVLKVKGRSVPVVQKSRRIYSGTQSVDCWFARNNAAKLIDGRYEDYLAPHMFDTGDWPHGTNGV